The Stigmatella aurantiaca DW4/3-1 genome contains the following window.
CCTTGGTGCTGCTGAAGAACAATGGCGGCACGCTGCCGCTGTCGCGCTCGGCGAAGATCCTGGTGGCGGGCAAGAGCGCCAACAGCCTCCAGAACCAGAACGGGGGTTGGTCGCTCACCTGGCAGGGAACGGGCAACAGCAATGCGGACTTTGGTGGTGGCGTGACCGCGTGGCAGGCGATCCAGAAGATCGTGCCGAGCGCCACGCTCGATACGAGCACCAACGGTGCCCTGGCCGATTCGAGCTATGCCGCCGCCGTGGTGGTGATCGGCGAGACGCCGTACGCGGAGGGCGTGGGGGACCTGAGCAGCACCACCCTGGAACTGGCCAAGCTGCGCCCGGAGGACCTGGCGCTCATCGACAGCCTGAAGGCCAAGGGGGTGAAGAAGATCGTCACGGTGCTGTTCTCGGGTCGGCCGCTCTATGCCAACAAGGAAATCAACCGGTCGGATGCCTTCGTCGCGGCTTGGCTCCCGGGCACCGAGGGCGATGGGCTGGCGGACGTGCTGTTCCGGAACGCCGCGGGCGCGGTCAACTACGACTTCACCGGCAAGCTGTCCTATTCGTGGCCCAAGAGCCCCTGCCAAGTTCAGGTCAACCGGGGCAACGCGGGCTATGCGCCGCTCTACGCCTACGGCTATGGGCTGACCTATGCCAGCGGGCAGGAGCAGGGGCAGCATGCCGAGACCACCCAGAGCGGGGACTGCGGCGACAGTGGCGATGGAGGCGGGGGAGGGGGGACGACGTCGCTGGTGATGTTCAACCGCGGCAACCAGAATGGCTGGGTCATGCGCGTGGGCGCGCCCTCCAACTGGGATGGAATCGCGGTGGCCCAGTCTACCAGCACGGCGACTTCCACCGCTGGCAATGAGCTTTCCGCCACCCCGGTCGATGACCGCAATGGCCTCCAGTGGGCGGCGGTGAAGGCCACCTGGAACAACGCCACGGCGGAGATCTACATGCAGAACTCGAACAAGACCGAGGTGAAGAACCTCCAGACGTATCTGAGTTCGGGGGGGGCTCTGGTGTTCGATGCCCGGGTGAGCACAAAGCCGAGCGGCGCGGTGAAGGCCCGGGTGGATTGCGTCTACCCGTGTGCGGGAGAGATCGACATCACCAACGCGCTCAATGCATTGCCGGTCAACAGTTGGACGGAGCTGGCGATTCCCCTGCAGTGCTTCGCGGCGAAGGGCACGGACTTCACCCGCATCAACACATCCGTGTTGCTCTACAGCCAGGGAGCGCTGGAGCTGTCGCTTGCCAACATCCGCTGGGAGCCTTCCCGGGCGGCCAACGTGAGCTGCGAGGGAAACCTCGGCGCGCCGGGGCAGCTCTTCGCCGACAAGGACGTCTACGTGAACGGTGTCTATGACACGGCGCTGTTCAGTGGTCCGAACGTCTGGAAGTCAGGCAGCGGCAGCGTGACGCTGAGCCCGGCCTTCAACACGGGCACCGAGACGGTGATCGACGTGGTCTACACCAACTTGACCGAAGGCGGAGGCAATGGCGTCGTGTCCCTCCCGGTCAAGGATCCCCTGTTCCTGGATGTCTCGCAGATCGCCGCCACGGGCGGGGTTCAGTTCGACATCAAAGTTCTTAGCTATGGAGGCACCACTCAGAACTTCTGGACGAAGATCGTCTGCGACCGGAATCCCAATCAATGCGCGACGGGCGACCTGAAGACATTGATTGGACGGCCCGCGGTGGGCACCTGGAAGACCGTCAAGGTTCCGTTCACCAGTTCGAGTTACCCCTCCACCTGGAAGAACGACAAGCTCAGCTCGGCGGTGGAGGTGCTCCCGGCTTGGGATGACCAGCGCGGCACCATCCGCTTCCAGCTCCGCAACATTCGTATCTTGAAGCAGCTCAACTGATTTCTCGCCCTGGAACGTCTCGACGGGGAGACCGTACCCCTGTGGTACGGTCTCCCCATGGTCGCAACGCGGGATATCCAACTGAACGATGGCCGCGTGGTACGGGCCTACGACACGGGAGCGGATGCCGCGAAC
Protein-coding sequences here:
- a CDS encoding glycoside hydrolase family 3 protein; its protein translation is MKRPAVWWKFSSSAALALLWLGACHPEDAGEPASSLPEPSEEATPLMGTAAVAWPKVQSAIAVDAALEAKVEALLASMTLEEKVGQMMQVEIGNVTPAEIKQYHLGSVLNGGGSFPGGRKNASVQDWVMLADQLWDASMDPSKARRIPIIWGTDAVHGHNNVRGATFFPHNIGLGAANDPELIRRIGEVTAREVARTGVDWAFAPTIAVVRDDRWGRTYEGYSEDPAVVEAYAGKAVQGFQGLLGKDAKSSEKVIATAKHFLGDGGTTRGVDQGVTSVTEQDLRDIHGKGYFTALAAGSQTVMASFNSWQDTALGTNAKALKMHGNKYLLTEVLKNQMGFDGFVVSDWNGHGQVKRSNSDSAIDCTNGNCPQAINAGIDMVMVPYRDDWKALITNTLASVRNGQIPESRINDAVRRILRVKYRAGLFEKPKPSLRNTSREVGSAEHRAVAREAVRKSLVLLKNNGGTLPLSRSAKILVAGKSANSLQNQNGGWSLTWQGTGNSNADFGGGVTAWQAIQKIVPSATLDTSTNGALADSSYAAAVVVIGETPYAEGVGDLSSTTLELAKLRPEDLALIDSLKAKGVKKIVTVLFSGRPLYANKEINRSDAFVAAWLPGTEGDGLADVLFRNAAGAVNYDFTGKLSYSWPKSPCQVQVNRGNAGYAPLYAYGYGLTYASGQEQGQHAETTQSGDCGDSGDGGGGGGTTSLVMFNRGNQNGWVMRVGAPSNWDGIAVAQSTSTATSTAGNELSATPVDDRNGLQWAAVKATWNNATAEIYMQNSNKTEVKNLQTYLSSGGALVFDARVSTKPSGAVKARVDCVYPCAGEIDITNALNALPVNSWTELAIPLQCFAAKGTDFTRINTSVLLYSQGALELSLANIRWEPSRAANVSCEGNLGAPGQLFADKDVYVNGVYDTALFSGPNVWKSGSGSVTLSPAFNTGTETVIDVVYTNLTEGGGNGVVSLPVKDPLFLDVSQIAATGGVQFDIKVLSYGGTTQNFWTKIVCDRNPNQCATGDLKTLIGRPAVGTWKTVKVPFTSSSYPSTWKNDKLSSAVEVLPAWDDQRGTIRFQLRNIRILKQLN